The Cohnella abietis genome has a segment encoding these proteins:
- a CDS encoding S-layer homology domain-containing protein — translation MKKKMVSLFVALIMIVTNTSMAYALSPVAEVYYSFGTSKYDSSQYESALNDAIKAKLVAAGVNPKYFSIMDANANPASVTDVTYVHSGYDSWYNGSIPEVETADYNHVQIGNNGKSVTFYGYTAPAYKDFMLTDANPTGKKIITFDMDESKVNYHSMEGGGFLFNSKISSEGKLSGYVILYVEGSIKIYKLDGLDATKFHNESGNPLSSMSGPGVTLIGTYAKGASTQHSIKINATDTKLNMWDNGVQIIKDLALTTVYGDEFGPFVSYKSHGCGIISIFAFDNMKLFTTSDKKLDTAVEEIYWEPNSPVRYVINVNDDNDEYWTDDTKKTSLTDTLNNNGTQYIGVTSVTGATYEKEKEFVDNLLKGGLILDKDKQGADIIDAIASRIADQIINGYKDAILAIETAESKTDIQFDSGDTKTSVKKDITLQQDDKVTTVWSSDQPSIIAADGTVTRPVTTQKGIYVNLKATITEGELTSEKIFTVFVAAADPAPLTTLSAVEGDKQITLNFPALGQTSSIIVEQSTDGTTFTPATTAETLDKDSTSATVTGLTNGTTYYFRIFVGSGFYAGLSNVVTVKPIATVIPVTPSDEQPTMNTKVTVSDPSNGGKVVQDKITKIIGEDLKVSGKIKSANGQELNVPAIVMNADGSFTLPKVAPGEYKLSLNVTAPNGEKLAGPVGKLIVDSQGNATLSVDLIDPYGTIVDTITKQPIAGVNMQLYWADTELNRSKGRTPGTLVNLPELPNFAPNKNHNPQISSASGEYGWMVYADGDYYFLGEKAGYIVFDSRNDKRNEKFGDDSYIKDGIIHVGESIVQFSFSHQPKVKAIGDHSPYMVGLPNGAFQPERGITRAEVAAILSRLYTPVKKAKNVSYVDVKASNWAYGAIASATQSQWMIGNGKDMFQPNKQVTRAEFAQTLLNVYKWNVVHESTFTDVQKHWANDAIATVEKQGVLFDFTETAFNPNQAITRLEVVRIFNKLLERQPWHVSIKPKWSDVGEDHKYYTDIMEASIQHPFENFETGIENWK, via the coding sequence ATGAAGAAAAAAATGGTTTCATTGTTTGTGGCATTAATAATGATAGTAACAAATACGTCAATGGCGTATGCACTATCTCCAGTAGCAGAGGTGTATTACAGCTTCGGAACGAGTAAATATGATTCTAGCCAGTATGAGAGCGCATTAAACGATGCGATAAAAGCTAAGCTAGTTGCAGCAGGTGTGAATCCTAAATATTTTAGTATTATGGATGCGAACGCAAACCCTGCATCTGTAACGGATGTAACTTATGTACATAGCGGTTATGACAGCTGGTATAATGGTTCCATTCCAGAAGTAGAAACTGCAGATTACAACCACGTCCAAATTGGAAATAATGGTAAATCAGTAACCTTCTACGGTTATACTGCACCTGCTTATAAGGATTTCATGCTAACGGATGCAAATCCTACCGGTAAGAAGATCATAACCTTTGACATGGATGAATCTAAGGTAAATTATCATAGTATGGAAGGCGGCGGCTTTCTATTCAATAGTAAGATCAGTAGTGAAGGGAAACTAAGCGGTTATGTGATTCTATATGTCGAAGGAAGCATAAAAATTTATAAGCTTGATGGATTGGATGCGACAAAATTTCATAATGAGTCTGGGAATCCATTGAGCAGTATGTCAGGGCCAGGTGTCACCCTGATCGGTACTTATGCGAAAGGGGCTTCCACGCAACACAGTATTAAAATTAATGCGACCGATACGAAGCTGAATATGTGGGATAATGGTGTGCAGATTATTAAAGATTTAGCCCTTACAACCGTATATGGAGATGAATTTGGTCCCTTTGTTAGTTATAAAAGCCATGGTTGCGGGATTATATCGATTTTTGCATTCGATAACATGAAATTGTTTACGACATCGGATAAGAAATTAGATACTGCAGTGGAGGAAATTTACTGGGAGCCAAATTCACCGGTACGCTACGTGATCAATGTTAATGACGATAATGACGAGTATTGGACAGATGACACGAAGAAAACCAGTCTGACCGATACGCTCAATAACAATGGCACGCAATATATTGGAGTAACTAGTGTGACTGGTGCGACTTATGAGAAAGAAAAAGAATTCGTCGATAACCTTTTGAAAGGCGGACTGATTCTTGATAAAGATAAACAGGGCGCCGATATTATCGATGCCATTGCCTCTCGTATAGCAGATCAGATTATTAATGGCTATAAGGATGCTATTCTGGCCATCGAAACGGCAGAAAGCAAGACGGATATCCAATTTGATTCTGGTGACACGAAAACTTCAGTTAAAAAAGATATTACGCTACAACAAGACGATAAAGTAACAACGGTATGGTCTTCAGACCAGCCTTCGATTATCGCAGCGGACGGAACCGTTACAAGACCGGTAACGACTCAAAAAGGAATTTACGTTAACTTGAAAGCAACAATTACAGAAGGTGAATTAACAAGCGAGAAAATATTCACAGTCTTTGTTGCTGCGGCAGATCCTGCTCCATTAACAACTTTGTCGGCTGTTGAAGGCGACAAGCAAATTACATTAAACTTTCCAGCTCTAGGGCAGACTTCTAGCATAATTGTTGAGCAATCTACAGACGGTACAACCTTTACTCCAGCTACTACAGCCGAGACGTTGGATAAGGATTCAACGAGCGCAACCGTAACAGGTTTAACGAATGGTACAACTTATTATTTCCGCATATTTGTTGGGTCTGGTTTTTATGCAGGTTTGTCCAATGTTGTTACTGTTAAGCCTATAGCAACTGTAATACCAGTAACACCTTCAGATGAGCAACCTACAATGAATACGAAGGTAACTGTGTCCGACCCATCTAACGGGGGCAAAGTTGTTCAGGACAAAATTACGAAGATAATTGGAGAAGACTTAAAGGTATCGGGGAAAATAAAATCGGCAAATGGCCAAGAGCTTAATGTGCCGGCAATTGTAATGAATGCAGATGGCAGCTTTACGCTTCCGAAGGTTGCACCAGGCGAGTATAAATTATCTTTGAATGTTACTGCGCCTAACGGAGAGAAGCTAGCTGGTCCTGTTGGCAAGCTAATTGTCGATAGCCAAGGAAATGCAACCTTATCGGTCGATTTGATTGATCCATATGGTACGATTGTAGATACAATAACAAAACAGCCAATTGCTGGCGTGAATATGCAATTATACTGGGCAGATACGGAGTTAAATCGTTCCAAAGGTAGAACTCCAGGAACTCTTGTTAATCTGCCTGAACTACCTAATTTCGCACCGAACAAAAATCATAATCCGCAGATTAGTTCGGCCAGTGGTGAATATGGCTGGATGGTTTACGCAGATGGAGACTACTATTTCTTGGGTGAGAAGGCCGGATACATCGTATTTGACAGCCGTAATGATAAGCGTAATGAGAAATTTGGAGATGACAGTTATATTAAGGATGGAATCATCCATGTTGGCGAATCCATCGTACAATTTAGCTTCTCCCATCAGCCTAAAGTGAAAGCTATAGGCGATCATAGTCCTTACATGGTCGGACTGCCTAACGGTGCTTTCCAACCAGAACGTGGAATTACCCGTGCTGAGGTTGCTGCGATCTTGTCACGCTTGTACACACCTGTCAAGAAAGCAAAGAACGTATCGTATGTAGATGTGAAAGCATCAAATTGGGCTTATGGTGCTATCGCGAGTGCAACCCAAAGCCAATGGATGATCGGTAATGGCAAAGACATGTTCCAGCCTAATAAACAAGTGACTCGTGCAGAATTCGCACAAACTCTCTTGAATGTGTATAAGTGGAATGTTGTTCATGAGAGCACGTTCACTGATGTACAGAAGCACTGGGCTAATGATGCAATTGCAACTGTCGAGAAACAAGGCGTCCTGTTTGATTTCACAGAGACTGCTTTCAATCCGAATCAAGCGATTACGAGATTAGAAGTTGTTAGGATCTTCAACAAACTGCTCGAGCGTCAGCCTTGGCATGTAAGCATTAAGCCAAAATGGAGCGATGTTGGAGAAGATCATAAGTACTATACAGATATTATGGAAGCTTCGATTCAGCATCCATTCGAGAATTTCGAAACTGGAATTGAGAATTGGAAATAA
- a CDS encoding YdbT family protein has product MYSHSRTNKQKKQIDRPENESCLMLILKFFGSIGVAGIVCYLLISIDGVIEAMQVKAFAHSGSLLFVLSAGTLTRFLILFFSLLAIVILFLAFRSANSRKTRVLFGSSILAVLAGVFLYFFLSFDHYYDVTKDTIFYKKGITTKEKSYSIEDVSSVQVSYHYRPSSKGRGTVLIDYMVTMRNWERFNAFNASQFSQNIVEFDKLLTSKGIPITRDPPGDSYLSILCDYEEGKSCPVWIDYIYGLSKPE; this is encoded by the coding sequence TTGTACAGTCACAGCAGGACAAACAAACAAAAGAAGCAAATAGATAGACCAGAGAACGAGTCTTGCCTGATGCTCATCTTGAAGTTTTTCGGCTCCATTGGTGTTGCGGGGATAGTCTGTTATTTACTGATTTCGATAGATGGTGTCATCGAGGCGATGCAGGTGAAGGCATTTGCTCACTCGGGCAGCTTGTTGTTCGTATTGTCGGCGGGAACGCTCACCCGTTTCTTAATATTATTTTTCTCATTGCTCGCAATCGTGATTTTATTCCTTGCTTTCCGAAGCGCGAATAGTCGGAAGACCAGAGTGTTGTTCGGCAGCTCTATCCTTGCCGTGTTAGCGGGGGTGTTCTTGTATTTCTTCTTATCGTTCGATCATTACTACGACGTGACGAAAGATACTATCTTTTACAAGAAAGGGATTACGACTAAGGAAAAGTCCTATTCGATAGAGGATGTATCGAGCGTGCAAGTCTCGTATCATTATCGGCCTAGTTCGAAAGGACGTGGGACTGTCCTGATTGATTATATGGTTACCATGAGGAACTGGGAGAGATTCAACGCCTTTAATGCCAGTCAGTTTTCTCAAAATATTGTGGAATTCGACAAGCTGCTTACGAGTAAGGGAATTCCGATTACAAGAGATCCACCGGGAGATAGCTATCTCTCAATCTTATGCGATTACGAAGAAGGAAAAAGCTGTCCCGTATGGATAGACTACATATATGGATTGAGCAAGCCTGAGTAA